The following are from one region of the Sorghum bicolor cultivar BTx623 chromosome 2, Sorghum_bicolor_NCBIv3, whole genome shotgun sequence genome:
- the LOC8054852 gene encoding UDP-glycosyltransferase 74F2, producing MGSYAAGAENEPRAGSKGGGSHVVLLPYPSQGHVHPMLQFGKRLAYHGLRPTLAVTRFILATCAPDAAALQGLGGAGAGAGAVRLAAVSDGFDRGGFGECGEVTAYLSRLEAAGSETLGELLRDEAARGRHVRAVVYDAFLPWAQGVARRHGAAAAAFFTQPCAVNVAYGHVWSRRLSVPVDGGGGVLRLPGLPALEPDGLPWFLKVGTGPYPAYFELVIRQFQGLEQADDVLVNSFYELEPEEAEYMASAWRAKTIGPTVPASYIGDDRLPSDTKYGLHLYELTAAPCIAWLDAHPPRSVVYVSFGSLSDLNPLEMQEIAHGLLDAGRPFLWVVRASETHKLPAGFAEAEDDGAACGRQRGLVVSWCPQLEVLAHRAVGCFLTHCGWNSTAEALVTGVPMVAVPQWTDQPMNAEYVEAVWRVGVRARAAAPDGLVRRGEVARGIEEVMDGDRSAEYRSNADVWMEKARAASREGGSSDRNIAEFVAKYASDAM from the exons ATGGGTTCCTACGCCGCCGGCGCCGAGAACGAGCCGAGAGCCGGCAGCAAAGGCGGCGGAAGCCACGTGGTCCTCCTGCCGTACCCGAGTCAGGGCCACGTCCACCCCATGCTCCAGTTCGGCAAGCGCCTGGCGTACCACGGCCTTCGCCCCACGCTTGCCGTCACCCGCTTCATCCTGGCCACCTGCGCGCCCGACGCCGCCGCGCTGCAGGGCCTgggcggcgcgggcgcgggcgcgggcgcggtccGCCTCGCGGCGGTCTCGGACGGCTTCGACCGCGGCGGCTTCGGCGAGTGCGGCGAGGTGACGGCGTACCTGTCCCGGCTCGAGGCGGCCGGGTCGGAGACGCTGGGGGAGCTCCTCCGGGACGAGGCCGCGCGGGGCCGGCACGTCCGGGCGGTGGTCTACGACGCGTTCCTGCCCTGGGCGCAGGGCGTGGCGCGGCGGCAcggcgccgcggccgcggccttcTTCACGCAGCCGTGCGCCGTCAACGTGGCGTACGGCCACGTGTGGTCCCGCCGGCTAAGCGTGCCGGtggatggtggtggtggggtgCTCCGGCTCCCTGGTCTGCCGGCGCTCGAGCCGGATGGCCTGCCGTGGTTCCTCAAGGTCGGGACCGGCCCGTACCCGGCATACTTCGAGCTGGTCATCCGCCAGTTCCAGGGGCTGGAGCAAGCCGACGACGTGCTTGTCAACTCGTTCTACGAGCTGGAGCCCGAG GAGGCGGAGTACATGGCGTCGGCGTGGCGCGCCAAGACGATCGGGCCGACGGTGCCGGCTTCCTACATCGGCGACGACCGCCTCCCGTCCGACACCAAGTACGGGCTGCACCTCTACGAGCTGACCGCCGCGCCGTGCATCGCGTGGCTGGACGCGCACCCGCCACGCTCCGTGGTGTACGTCTCCTTCGGCAGCCTGTCGGACCTGAACCCGCTGGAGATGCAGGAGATCGCGCACGGGCTCCTGGACGCCGGCCGGCCGTTCCTCTGGGTCGTCCGCGCGTCCGAGACCCACAAGCTGCCCGCGGGCTTCGCCGAGGCCGAGGACGACGGCGCCGCGTGCGGCCGGCAGCGCGGGCTGGTGGTGTCGTGGTGCCCGCAGCTGGAGGTGCTGGCGCACCGCGCCGTGGGGTGCTTCCTGACGCACTGCGGCTGGAACTCCACCGCGGAGGCGCTGGTGACGGGCGTGCCCATGGTGGCCGTGCCGCAGTGGACGGACCAGCCCATGAACGCCGAGTACGTGGAGGCCGTGTGGCGGGTGGGCGTGCGGGCGCGCGCGGCCGCGCCCGACGGCCTCGTGCGGAGGGGCGAGGTGGCCAGGGGCATCGAGGAAGTGATGGACGGCGACAGGAGTGCCGAGTACAGGAGCAACGCCGATGTGTGGATGGAGAAGGCCAGGGCGGCGAGCAGGGAAGGCGGCAGCTCCGACAGGAACATCGCCGAGTTCGTGGCCAAGTACGCCTCAGACGCCATGTGA
- the LOC8059011 gene encoding UDP-glycosyltransferase 74F1 has translation MALKFVGPALHSIHILLLPYPSQGHINPLFHFARRLASHSGVRCTLAVTRFVAGSTRPATGSVHVAVFSDGCDDSGPDGVGGHRAPYFGRLSSAGPGSVDRLLWSESELGRPVHVVVYDAFLPWAQGVARRRGAACAAFLTQTCAVDVLYTHLLAGRIPSPPVRDQELPEELAGLPVRLQLTDLPTFFVDKNRPPGLLELLTSQFLGLGTADHVLVNSFYDLEPQEADFLASTWGAKTVGPNMPSVNLDHHLPGDDDDNVSYGVHLYTPMAAECKAWLDAHPAVSVVYVSFGSIASLGARQMEEVAEGLCRSGMPFLWVVSATETRKLPKNFAGGEGLVVPWCPQLEVLGHPSVGCFVTHGGWNSTLEAISSGVPIVAMPHWSDQPTNAKYVQDVWRVGVRVRPDSDGVVTRKEVERCVRQVMEGERCEEFRLKALEWSKKARKAMNSGGSSDINISDFLSKVKSQK, from the exons ATGGCCCTCAAATTTGTAGGACCGGCACTGCACAGCATCCACATCCTGCTCCTGCCATACCCGTCCCAGGGCCACATCAATCCTCTCTTCCATTTCGCCAGGCGCCTCGCCAGCCACAGCGGCGTGCGTTGCACTCTCGCCGTCACCCGTTTCGTCGCCGGCTCGACCAGGCCAGCCACCGGCTCGGTCCACGTCGCCGTCTTCTCCGACGGCTGCGACGACAGCGGCCCCGACGGGGTAGGAGGGCACCGCGCGCCCTACTTCGGGCGGCTCAGCTCCGCCGGGCCGGGGTCGGTGGACCGGCTCCTCTGGTCGGAGTCGGAGCTGGGCCGGCCGGTGCACGTGGTGGTGTACGACGCGTTCCTGCCGTGGGCGCAGGGCGtggcgcggcggcgcggcgcggcgtgcGCGGCGTTCCTCACGCAGACGTGCGCCGTGGACGTGCTGTACACGCACCTGCTGGCCGGCAGGATACCGTCGCCGCCGGTGAGGGATCAGGAGCTGCCGGAGGAGCTGGCAGGGCTGCCGGTCCGCCTCCAACTGACCGACCTGCCGACGTTCTTCGTTGACAAGAACCGTCCCCCGGGACTCTTGGAGTTGCTGACGAGCCAGTTCTTAGGTTTGGGCACCGCGGACCACGTGCTTGTCAATTCATTCTACGACTTGGAGCCGCAG GAAGCAGATTTCTTGGCTTCGACGTGGGGTGCCAAGACGGTCGGTCCAAACATGCCATCGGTGAACCTCGATCACCACCTTccgggcgacgacgacgacaatgTATCCTACGGCGTCCACCTCTACACCCCAATGGCGGCAGAGTGCAAGGCCTGGCTGGACGCCCACCCGGCGGTCTCCGTCGTGTACGTCTCCTTCGGCAGCATAGCCTCCCTAGGCGCGAGGCAGATGGAGGAAGTAGCCGAGGGGCTTTGCCGCAGCGGCATGCCGTTCCTGTGGGTGGTCAGTGCCACGGAGACCCGCAAGCTGCCCAAGAACTTCGCCGGCGGCGAGGGGCTCGTCGTGCCGTGGTGCCCGCAGCTGGAGGTTCTAGGGCACCCCTCGGTTGGGTGCTTCGTGACGCACGGCGGGTGGAACTCGACCTTGGAGGCGATCAGCTCCGGCGTGCCCATAGTGGCGATGCCGCACTGGTCGGACCAGCCGACGAACGCCAAGTACGTCCAGGACGTGTGGCGCGTCGGCGTGCGGGTACGGCCGGATTCCGATGGGGTGGTCACGAGGAAGGAGGTGGAGAGGTGTGTGCGGCAAGTGATGGAAGGGGAAAGGTGCGAGGAGTTCAGGCTGAAAGCTTTGGAGTGGAgtaagaaggcgaggaaggcaATGAACAGTGGTGGCAGCTCGGATATCAACATCTCGGATTTCCTCTCCAAGGTTAAGAGCCAGAAATAA
- the LOC8054853 gene encoding UDP-glycosyltransferase 74E2 has translation MAARTSSSDQSVVHVLLLPFPTQGHINPLLQFGKRLAARSGVRCTLAATRFIINSTKPTPSSVHVAAISDGCDERGPDELGGMGVPYFERIESAGSETLDALLLSESELGRPVHVVVYDAFAPWAQRVARRRGAASAAFLTQPCAVDILYAHAWTGRVPPPPLLRPKEEEEEEEVLRDLPGLSTQLEVGDVPTFLADTSYPPCFRELLVNQFLGLDTADHVLVNSFYDLEPQEAEYLAATWRARMVGPTVPSAFLDNRLPDDVSYGIHLHVPMAAESKAWLDAQQARSVLYVSFGSMASLGADQMGEIAEGLYGSGKPFLWVVRATETGKLPEGFADKAREASRGLLVSWCPQLEVLAHPAVGCFFTHCGWNSTVEALSAGVPMVAMPDWSDQTTNAKYIQDVWRVGVRVRPDARGVVRSEEVERCVRDVMEGEMGKEFRNRALDWSGKARKAMSEGGSSDVAIADFLSCFGHSTPVTPAN, from the coding sequence ATGGCGGCGAGGACGTCGTCGTCCGACCAAAGCGTAGTCCACGTCCTTCTCCTCCCATTCCCCACGCAGGGCCACATCAACCCGCTCCTCCAGTTCGGCAAGCGGCTCGCCGCCCGCAGCGGCGTCCGGTGCACCCTGGCGGCGACCCGTTTCATCATCAACTCGACCAAGCCGACCCCAAGCTCCGTCCACGTCGCCGCCATCTCCGACGGCTGCGACGAGCGCGGGCCCGACGAGCTCGGCGGGATGGGCGTCCCCTACTTCGAGCGCATCGAGTCGGCCGGCTCCGAGACGCTGGACGCGCTCCTCCTGTCGGAGTCGGAGCTGGGGCGGCCCGTCCACGTGGTGGTGTACGACGCGTTCGCCCCGTGGGCGCAGCGCGtggcgcggcggcgcggcgcggcgtccGCCGCGTTCCTCACGCAGCCGTGCGCCGTGGACATCCTGTACGCGCACGCGTGGACCGGCCGGGTGCCGCCCCCGCCGCTGCTGCGcccgaaggaggaggaggaggaggaggaggtgctgCGGGACCTGCCCGGGCTGTCCACCCAGCTCGAGGTCGGCGACGTGCCCACGTTCTTGGCTGACACCAGCTACCCCCCGTGCTTCCGCGAGCTGCTGGTGAACCAGTTCCTGGGGCTGGACACCGCCGACCACGTGCTCGTCAACTCGTTCTACGACCTGGAGCCGCAGGAAGCGGAGTACCTGGCGGCTACGTGGAGAGCCAGGATGGTGGGGCCGACCGTCCCGTCGGCGTTCCTCGACAACCGCCTGCCGGACGACGTGTCCTACGGCATCCACCTGCACGTCCCAATGGCGGCAGAGAGCAAGGCGTGGCTGGACGCCCAGCAGGCGCGGTCCGTCCTGTACGTCTCCTTCGGCAGCATGGCGTCGCTGGGTGCCGACCAGATGGGCGAGATCGCCGAGGGCCTCTACGGCAGCGGCAAGCCCTTCCTGTGGGTGGTCCGGGCAACGGAGACCGGCAAGCTACCCGAGGGCTTCGCCGACAAGGCCAGGGAGGCCAGCAGGGGGCTCCTGGTGTCGTGGTGCCCGCAGCTGGAGGTCCTAGCGCACCCCGCCGTCGGCTGCTTCTTCACGCACTGCGGCTGGAACTCGACGGTGGAGGCGCTCAGCGCCGGCGTGCCCATGGTGGCGATGCCGGACTGGTCGGACCAGACGACGAACGCCAAGTACATCCAGGACGTGTGGCGCGTCGGCGTACGGGTGCGGCCGGATGCGCGGGGGGTGGTGAGGAGCGAGGAGGTGGAGAGGTGCGTGCGGGACGTCATGGAGGGGGAGATGGGCAAGGAGTTTAGGAACAGAGCTTTGGACTGGAGCGGCAAGGCGAGGAAGGCCATGAGTGAAGGCGGTAGCTCGGATGTCGCCATCGCAGACTTCCTATCCTGTTTTGGACACTCCACTCCTGTGACTCCGGCTAACTGA